Part of the Virgibacillus natechei genome is shown below.
GCACGATAGTTACTCAGATGGTTAATCCTATTACATGTAGAAAGGTGGATACATACGATGAATTTTAATAAAAAAGGTACTTTTATTATTCTATTACTAAGTTTGATCATGTTACTGGCAGCATGCAGTAACCCCGGTGAATCAAGCGATGCAACTACAGACGAAAATAATGCAGGTACGGACAATGACGATCCCATCACCATTGGACAGATTAATTGGCCGGAAAATATTGCAGTGACAAATATGTGGAAAGTTATCCTGGAAGATGAGGGTTATAACGTAGACTTAACCCTTGCTGATATGGGAGTGCAGATGGCTTCTGTTGCTGATGGCAGCCTGGATGTTTCGCCAGAAGTTTGGTTACCCGTACAAGACAAATCGTATTATGAAGAATATAAAGACCAAGCTGAATTTGCAGAAGACCCTTGGTACGATAACGGTATTGTTGGATTAGCGGTTCCGGAGTATATGGATGACATCAATAGCATTGAAGATTTGAATGACAACAAAGATAAATTTAATGGCGAGATTATAGGATTTGAACCCGGAGCAGGAACAATGGAAGTCACACATGATGTGATCAATGACTATGATCTTGATCTTGAACTAGTCGAGAGTAGTGAAGCCGCCATGATTCAAACCATTCGCGCAGCGGTGGATAACGAAGAACCGATTGTGGCCCCACTATGGCAACCGCATTATATATTTTCCGAAGTCGATATGAAGTTTTTGGACGATCCACAAAACACATATGGAGAAACGGAAGAAATATTTATGGCCACCCGTGATGGATTTGAGTCGGACTATGAAGATGTCTATAAATGGATGACTAACTGGGAATTAAATGATGATGAACTAGGAAGCTTAATGCTTGACGTACAGGAAGAAGAAGAAAACCCCATAGAAGGTGCAAAAAAATGGGTGGAAGAGAATCAAGATGTCATTGACGAGTGGAAGGAATAACGAGCAACGGACAGAAGACAGTGATCGTCTGCCTTTTCTCCTCTCTCTCTATCTATCATGATGAAGCAGACAGCTAACCTTTTTGGTAATCTGTTTGCTAAATAATTGCAGCAAAATGGGAAAAATATTAGCCCCTCTATTCACGATAGAGGGGCTTTTACATGCATACACGAGGTCAGGGGTAAGCACTTTGAGGAAAGGAAATTTCTGAAAGATGAAAAGCCTATAAAATGGAATCACCCGCTCCGCAAATCAATAATCACACCTAATTAATTACAGATACCCTATAATATGTAGCCACATAACCACTAGTATAATAATTTAGCAGCTACATTATTTCAGGAAGGATAGGGATGGAGTGGCACTGGATTAATTTGATAATTTGAAACATTCAGCAGCGTCTGTAGGTATATGAATCAGAAAAAAAGATAAGTCCAAAGATGCTTTATAAAATTCATTGACTTCGTACAAAAAGTGACTCGCCTAAACAGAGAACAACTTAAATAAGGTCTTGATATTTTCTTCTTCTGTACAAAACGCGCATAACGACAATATGTTTTGCGTCTTCATTGATCAAATGAAAAACAGTGTAGTTCTCAACGACGAGCTTACGGTAACCTTTATTTTTTAAAATTTCATCCCTTACGAAGCTACAGGAAAACGGGAAATTATTTAGTCTCATAACATTCGATTCTATTTTTTCCATAAGGTTATCAGCTGCCTCTTCATTATAAAGGTCATTAGCAATATAACCATAAATTTCATCTAAATCTTCATATGCCTTTGGGGTGATTTTAATTTTATAGCTATTTTCTTCCATGTTTCTTCTTTAGATTCTTAAAGACTTCTTCTCCCTCTAAAAGTTCTTCTCCATTTTTAATTTGTGCTTCTGCCTCGGCTAGTTTTTGGTATAATTCCAGTTCCCCTAAAGAACTTTCGTAAGTTTCCATACTCATAACAACCAAATCTCCATAACCATCCTTCGTGATAAAAACTGGTTCCTTGGTTTGGTGACACAGCTCAGAAATATCCGTTGTATTTCTCAAATCCTTTATCGGACGAATTTCAGGCAAACATACCATCTCCCTCTTCCGTTATTATGACTTATTTATAGCATTATTATGTTAAAATAACAATCACAGTAATCACCCTTATATCAATCTGACTACCCCCATCCCCAAGCTCTACACATCCTCCTGCCACTCACTATATGTCATCTATCACAAAATTTTCTTTTTCTATTGATAAAACTTCACTTTCATCGAAAATAAATATTCACTTTTAATTTCTTTCTACCATGCTAGCTAAAGGACCTTTATCCGGCTGGTATTTCTCATAGGCATTCCACATTGCAACTAGACCTTCTGTGTAAAAATCCTGATGTGGATCTCTGATATTTAATCGATGAATATAATAATGAATCCTGCGCTCATTCTGCTTGAAAATTTCTTCGAATGTTACGTTGTCTTTACCCTTTTATAAAATCCCCCTCGTCTAAAAAGCACTGCTGCTTCATAGAATATCTCTTTTTAATTACTATCGTATCGGAGGTTATTTGATGGCATGAACCTGATAATTTCTCATGCGACCTTCTGGGAGTTCTTACAATAGTAATATATTTATGTTATAGAGCAATTGTTTGTAAAAGTAAATAATTATACGCTATCAACCTACTAGGTATGCATAAAATACAGTGTCTGACCCCAGAATCCTCTCTATTGAAATAAAAATGTACTATCTACTATTACCTTTGTCCACTCTCTTTTTTCTTAATTGCGTATGCTGAATATGAAAGGAGAGGTAAGCTATGTGCTATCACAACCAATGTAAAAAGAGACACGAAGAACATTGTAAATGTTGCTGTCACATGAAGAAAGCGCATCATCATGATTGGTGTAAAGAAAGTAATAACCGATATCATGACAAATGCCAGGAAAATCGTTACGATAGTCAATGCAGAAAATCTAAACACTCTAAGAAGCAATTCTGTCATTGTTGTAACAGATATTACTAAAAATAAGCCCTCACATTAAAGTGGGGGCTTATGATTTGTATTCTTCCACGGCTTTTCCTCAAAATTTATATCCACAGCATTCTCACCATACATATAGCTTTCTATAAACGTACAATAGCAGCTTGACCCTCGCCTATTAGTGTCTACTTGACAGAGGTATGCTTACTTACCCCAATAGCACGCTTTGTCTGATTGGTATTTCTCATAAGCACTCCACATCGCGACCAGACCTTATGTGTAAAATTCTTGATGTGGATCTCTCGTGTCATAGTATTTTCGATCTGGTCGTATCATAGTGTGTTATAAAACATGTCGGTTAAAAAAATTTGAATGAAACAATGATGTACGCTTAATTTGATAAATCAAGATTTAACATTGTTATGTTCCAGAGCAAGGTAATGGGAACTAGATTTCTGTACCTTTTCCAGAAGCTGGATGTTTTCTGCCAAGGACTCCTCAAAAGAAGGTATCATTTCTTTTATTTTGGGCTTCCATGTTTCTATATGTTCTGGGAAATTCTCGCGTAAGACGTCTAACATAATAGCCACAGAAGTAGAGGCACCCGGAGATTCGCCTAATAATGCCACGATAGAATGATCCTCGGATTGAACAATTTCCGTGCCGAATTGGATATATCCTCGGCCTGAATGATTCGTATCTTTAATGATCTGTACACGCTTTCCAGCAACTACAAGATCCCAATCTTCGTCCTTTGCATCAGGTACATATTTTCGTAACGCTTGCATCCGGTCCTCTTTTTTCATTAGCATCTGTTGAATGGAATATTTAACCAAAGGGATATTTTTTATACCAGCAGCCAACATCGTTAACACGTTATTTGGCTTAATAGAATTTAAAAGATCTAAATTAGAACCATTCTTCAGAAACTTAGGTCCTATAGCAGCAAACGGTCCAAATAATAGGCTGTCCTTATCACCATGATATCGTCTATCAAGGTGTGGTACAGTCATGGGAGGCGTACCAGGAGGCTCTTTTCCATAAACCTTAGCTTCATGTTGTTCAACTATTTCTGGATTGCTACAAACCAAAAATGCACCACTGATTGGAAAGCCACCAATCTGTTTGCTTTCCGGAATCTTTGTTTTTTGTAATAGAGGAATTGCGTTTCCACCAGCTCCAAGAAAGACAAAATCTGCTATATGAGACTCAAGCGTATTGTTTTTAAAATTACGAACTATTACTTCCCATTTACCGTCATTTTGACGATGAAATTTAGTAACAGTTGAATTGTAATGAATTTCTATATTATCTTCTTTCTCTAAATTATTCGCTAGTTTTCGAGTAAGCTCACCAAAATTGACATCGGTTCCCGAATCTACTTTTGTTCCTGCAATAGGCGTTTCTGACGTGCGCCCCGCCGTCACTAGAGGAACCCACTTTTCTAATTCCCCGGGGGACTCGGTAAATTCCATTTCTTTAAACATTGGAAGGTATGATAATGCTTCAAATCGCCTACGTAAAAAATCTACGTTGTCTTCCCCCTGCACAAAACTTATATGAGGTAATGCACGGATAAATGCTTGAGGGTTTTGAATTTTCTTCTCTTTTACTAAATAAGACCAAAATTGCTTGGAAATTTCAAATTTTTCATTTATCTCTACTGCTTTACTAGAATCGATAGAGCCGTCTTCTTTTTCAACTGTATAATTTAACTCACATAATGCTGCATGTCCAGTTCCAGCATTATTCCATTCGTTTGTACTTTCCTTACCAGCACCATCCAGCTTTTCAAACAGTTTAATATTCCAATTTGGCTCTAATTTTTGTAAAAATGTTCCTAAGGTAGTACTCATCACACCAGCGCCTATTAGAATAACATCCTTTTTTTTCTGCTCGTTCATTGTCTAACTCCTTTCTATCCCTTAATCCTCTTGTTCTTCGATCTGTTTAAACAGCAACTCTTCCACGTTTGCTAAATGATCATACATATACTTATCCGCATTATCCGACTGCCTTGATTTGATTGCTTCATAGATTAATTGGTGCTCCGTAAAGAGCTTATCCGCCCCTCCCTCGGAATACAATAATAACCGACGTGTTTCTCTGATTGTCTCCGTCATGATTTCCGACACACTTCCCATCAGGTAAATTAGCATCTGATTATGGGTGGCCTTGGCAATCGCCAGGTGGAAGCCGAGATCAGCCTTTTCCGCCAACTCTTCATTTCCTTTGGTATCTTTCATCTCTTCCAGCGACTTTTCAATCTCTAGTAGATCTTCCTCCTGGTGATTCGCAGCAGCAAGACTAGCTGTTCCCACTTCGAGTATTTTACGAACCTGGTAAAGTTCCTTCACGTCTTCCAGCTTCATTAAAAAGGCAGAAGTTACGGGAAGTGTGAATTTAGAGGCATCAAATTCCTTCACATATGTTCCTTCGCCCTGCCGCATTTCCACAAGTCCCATAGTCCGAAGTCCACTGAGCGCTTCCCTGATCGCCGAGCGGCCGACATCGAAGTTCTTTGCTAGCTGTTCCACTGACTCTAGTTTATCCCCTGGGCTCAATTGACCGCTCTTGATCATGTCTATCAGGTTATCTGCAACCTCTTCATAAATTTTTTTCGTTCGAATAGGTTTATATTTATAGTCCATGCTTTTCATCTCCTCGTCATCAGAAACCATTTTACTGGAAATAACTAGGGTTGAAAAGATAACCCACCAAGCATTGGATCATTCTTAAAGAAGATTCATCAGAATGAAGCCACCAATCCCGGCAAGTACTCCATAAAGCAAAGCAGG
Proteins encoded:
- a CDS encoding glycine betaine ABC transporter substrate-binding protein — encoded protein: MNFNKKGTFIILLLSLIMLLAACSNPGESSDATTDENNAGTDNDDPITIGQINWPENIAVTNMWKVILEDEGYNVDLTLADMGVQMASVADGSLDVSPEVWLPVQDKSYYEEYKDQAEFAEDPWYDNGIVGLAVPEYMDDINSIEDLNDNKDKFNGEIIGFEPGAGTMEVTHDVINDYDLDLELVESSEAAMIQTIRAAVDNEEPIVAPLWQPHYIFSEVDMKFLDDPQNTYGETEEIFMATRDGFESDYEDVYKWMTNWELNDDELGSLMLDVQEEEENPIEGAKKWVEENQDVIDEWKE
- a CDS encoding type II toxin-antitoxin system RelE/ParE family toxin; protein product: MEENSYKIKITPKAYEDLDEIYGYIANDLYNEEAADNLMEKIESNVMRLNNFPFSCSFVRDEILKNKGYRKLVVENYTVFHLINEDAKHIVVMRVLYRRRKYQDLI
- a CDS encoding type II toxin-antitoxin system Phd/YefM family antitoxin codes for the protein MPEIRPIKDLRNTTDISELCHQTKEPVFITKDGYGDLVVMSMETYESSLGELELYQKLAEAEAQIKNGEELLEGEEVFKNLKKKHGRK
- a CDS encoding sigma factor, giving the protein MFKQNERRIHYYIHRLNIRDPHQDFYTEGLVAMWNAYEKYQPDKGPLASMVERN
- the mqo gene encoding malate dehydrogenase (quinone), yielding MNEQKKKDVILIGAGVMSTTLGTFLQKLEPNWNIKLFEKLDGAGKESTNEWNNAGTGHAALCELNYTVEKEDGSIDSSKAVEINEKFEISKQFWSYLVKEKKIQNPQAFIRALPHISFVQGEDNVDFLRRRFEALSYLPMFKEMEFTESPGELEKWVPLVTAGRTSETPIAGTKVDSGTDVNFGELTRKLANNLEKEDNIEIHYNSTVTKFHRQNDGKWEVIVRNFKNNTLESHIADFVFLGAGGNAIPLLQKTKIPESKQIGGFPISGAFLVCSNPEIVEQHEAKVYGKEPPGTPPMTVPHLDRRYHGDKDSLLFGPFAAIGPKFLKNGSNLDLLNSIKPNNVLTMLAAGIKNIPLVKYSIQQMLMKKEDRMQALRKYVPDAKDEDWDLVVAGKRVQIIKDTNHSGRGYIQFGTEIVQSEDHSIVALLGESPGASTSVAIMLDVLRENFPEHIETWKPKIKEMIPSFEESLAENIQLLEKVQKSSSHYLALEHNNVKS
- a CDS encoding FadR/GntR family transcriptional regulator: MDYKYKPIRTKKIYEEVADNLIDMIKSGQLSPGDKLESVEQLAKNFDVGRSAIREALSGLRTMGLVEMRQGEGTYVKEFDASKFTLPVTSAFLMKLEDVKELYQVRKILEVGTASLAAANHQEEDLLEIEKSLEEMKDTKGNEELAEKADLGFHLAIAKATHNQMLIYLMGSVSEIMTETIRETRRLLLYSEGGADKLFTEHQLIYEAIKSRQSDNADKYMYDHLANVEELLFKQIEEQED